One window of Thermodesulfobacteriota bacterium genomic DNA carries:
- a CDS encoding STAS domain-containing protein, translated as MPFATRVTGDEAVLVLTGTCTRGEMPALRDELLRLRHQGLVLDLAGVTSLDTAFLQLVCAAGQTWTQDGCAFQLSGLSPELAQLVRLSGFDLAC; from the coding sequence ATGCCATTTGCCACCAGAGTGACCGGTGACGAGGCCGTGCTCGTTCTGACCGGCACCTGCACCCGGGGGGAGATGCCGGCCTTGCGGGACGAGCTCTTGCGGCTGCGGCATCAGGGACTGGTGCTGGATCTTGCCGGGGTGACCAGCCTCGACACCGCTTTCTTGCAGCTGGTCTGCGCCGCTGGCCAGACTTGGACCCAGGACGGCTGTGCCTTCCAGCTGTCCGGACTGTCCCCGGAGCTGGCCCAGCTTGTGCGGCTGTCCGGTTTCGATCTCGCCTGCTGA